A region from the Wansuia hejianensis genome encodes:
- the trpC gene encoding indole-3-glycerol phosphate synthase TrpC, translating to MILEQLAAAAAKRVEEAKKQKPLAEIKKEAEQMSTDTGFPFARALAAPGISLICEVKKASPSKGVIAEDFPYLDIARQYEAAGAAAISVLTEPEYFQGSPEYLREIAAAVNIPVLRKDFTVDEYQIYEAKLLGAGAILLICAILEDEKLVRYLQIAQSLGLSALTEAHDGKEVERALRAGAEIIGVNNRDLKTFEVDVQNSVRLREMIPDGKIYVSESGIRTPEDVGILYRNGTDAVLVGEALMRSPDKGRALELLRRDCHD from the coding sequence ATGATACTGGAACAACTGGCGGCTGCGGCTGCAAAGCGGGTGGAAGAGGCCAAAAAACAGAAACCTCTCGCTGAGATCAAAAAAGAGGCAGAACAGATGAGTACAGACACAGGCTTCCCCTTTGCCAGGGCCTTGGCCGCCCCAGGGATTTCATTGATCTGCGAGGTGAAGAAGGCTTCTCCCTCTAAGGGAGTGATAGCTGAGGATTTTCCCTATCTAGATATCGCCAGACAGTATGAGGCGGCGGGGGCGGCGGCGATTTCTGTGCTGACTGAGCCTGAATATTTTCAGGGAAGTCCGGAATATCTGCGGGAAATCGCTGCCGCGGTAAACATACCGGTTCTGCGGAAAGATTTTACAGTGGATGAATATCAGATTTACGAAGCGAAGTTACTGGGAGCCGGCGCGATTCTTCTGATCTGTGCTATACTGGAGGATGAGAAGCTGGTTAGATATCTGCAGATTGCCCAGTCTCTGGGACTCTCCGCCCTCACAGAGGCTCATGACGGGAAAGAAGTGGAGCGGGCTCTGAGAGCCGGAGCGGAGATCATCGGAGTGAATAACCGCGATCTGAAAACCTTTGAAGTAGACGTGCAAAATTCTGTGAGGTTGCGGGAAATGATTCCAGATGGTAAAATCTATGTGTCGGAGAGTGGAATCCGCACTCCGGAGGATGTGGGAATCCTGTACCGCAACGGCACCGATGCCGTGCTGGTCGGAGAAGCTTTGATGCGCAGCCCGGACAAAGGAAGAGCGCTTGAGCTTCTTCGGAGGGACTGCCATGACTAA
- a CDS encoding phosphoribosylanthranilate isomerase: MTKVKICGLTRECETEYMNRWHPDFCGFIFAGNSRRYVSRERAAVLKALLSPEIRTVGVFVNARPEAAAACAGEGIIDLIQLHGQEDEGYLKALRELTDCPVIQAFSVKEAEDIRRAEESSADYILLDHGAGGTGKCFNWKLLSGLKRPYFLAGGLTPANVERAVRLYRPYAVDISSGVETDGVKDPIKIETCIRRIKDV, from the coding sequence ATGACTAAGGTTAAGATCTGCGGTCTGACCAGGGAGTGTGAGACTGAATATATGAACCGGTGGCACCCCGATTTCTGCGGGTTTATATTTGCCGGAAACAGCCGCCGGTATGTGAGCCGGGAACGGGCGGCCGTACTGAAAGCCCTGCTGTCCCCTGAGATCCGAACTGTCGGCGTGTTTGTCAACGCGCGGCCAGAAGCAGCGGCAGCCTGTGCCGGAGAGGGTATCATTGACCTGATCCAGCTTCATGGCCAGGAGGATGAGGGATATCTGAAGGCTCTCCGGGAATTGACAGACTGCCCGGTCATACAGGCCTTTTCTGTGAAAGAAGCCGAAGATATCCGGCGGGCGGAGGAAAGCAGTGCAGATTATATTTTGCTGGATCACGGAGCGGGGGGGACCGGGAAATGCTTTAACTGGAAGCTGCTGTCCGGACTGAAACGGCCATATTTTCTGGCCGGGGGGCTGACTCCCGCCAATGTGGAGCGGGCCGTCAGGCTTTACCGGCCTTATGCGGTGGATATCAGCAGCGGAGTGGAGACGGACGGAGTAAAAGATCCCATTAAAATTGAAACATGTATCAGGAGGATAAAAGATGTCTAA
- the trpB gene encoding tryptophan synthase subunit beta yields MSKGRFGEFGGQYIPETLMNEIIHLEEQYERYRKDPEFCRELEDLLKNYAGRPSLLYYAEKMTKDLGGAKIYLKREDLNHTGSHKINNVLGQVLLAKKMGKTRVIAETGAGQHGVATATAAALMGMECEIFMGKEDTDRQALNVFRMELLGAKVHPVTSGTMTLKDAVNETMREWTNRVEDTHYVLGSVMGPHPFPTIVRDFQAVISREAREQILEDEGKLPAAVLACVGGGSNAMGMFYHFIEDETVKLIGCEAAGRGVETGRHAATMAAGTPGVFHGMKSYFCQDEYGQIAPVYSISAGLDYPGIGPEHAYLRDSGRAQYVPVTDDEAVSAFEYLARTEGIICAIESAHAVAYARKLAPSMEKSESIIICLSGRGDKDVAAIARYRGVNIVE; encoded by the coding sequence ATGTCTAAGGGAAGATTTGGAGAATTCGGGGGACAGTATATTCCGGAAACTCTCATGAATGAAATCATACATCTGGAAGAACAATACGAGCGTTACAGGAAAGATCCGGAATTTTGCCGGGAGCTGGAGGATCTGCTGAAAAATTATGCAGGACGGCCCTCTCTTCTGTATTATGCTGAGAAGATGACGAAAGACCTGGGCGGGGCGAAAATTTATCTGAAAAGAGAAGATCTGAACCACACAGGCTCTCATAAGATCAATAATGTGCTGGGCCAGGTGCTGCTGGCAAAGAAAATGGGAAAAACCCGTGTCATAGCTGAGACGGGCGCCGGCCAGCACGGCGTTGCCACAGCCACGGCGGCGGCGCTGATGGGGATGGAATGTGAGATCTTTATGGGCAAAGAGGATACGGACCGGCAGGCTCTGAATGTATTCCGGATGGAATTGCTGGGCGCGAAGGTCCATCCTGTGACCAGCGGAACCATGACCCTGAAGGATGCTGTGAATGAGACCATGCGGGAATGGACAAACCGGGTGGAGGATACTCACTATGTGCTGGGTTCCGTGATGGGACCGCATCCTTTTCCTACCATAGTGAGGGATTTCCAGGCCGTCATTTCCAGAGAAGCCCGCGAACAGATACTGGAGGATGAAGGGAAACTGCCTGCCGCGGTGTTGGCCTGCGTGGGCGGGGGAAGCAATGCTATGGGCATGTTCTATCATTTTATAGAAGATGAAACGGTAAAGCTGATCGGCTGCGAGGCGGCTGGACGCGGAGTGGAGACAGGGCGGCATGCAGCCACTATGGCGGCCGGAACACCCGGGGTCTTCCACGGCATGAAGTCCTATTTCTGCCAGGACGAATACGGGCAAATCGCCCCGGTATATTCCATATCCGCAGGACTGGACTATCCGGGAATTGGCCCGGAGCATGCGTATCTGCGGGATTCCGGCAGAGCTCAGTACGTGCCGGTGACGGATGATGAAGCGGTGAGCGCCTTTGAGTATCTGGCCCGGACAGAGGGCATCATCTGCGCCATTGAGAGCGCCCATGCGGTAGCCTATGCCAGGAAGCTGGCCCCGTCAATGGAAAAATCAGAGAGTATCATCATCTGCCTTTCAGGCAGAGGAGACAAGGATGTTGCGGCAATCGCACGCTACAGGGGGGTGAATATCGTTGAGTAA
- the trpA gene encoding tryptophan synthase subunit alpha, with translation MSNIRKAFERGKAFIPFITAGDPSLEKTKEFILEMERAGADLIEVGIPFSDPIAEGIVIQEADIRALAAGTTTDKIFDMVRELREETQIPLVFMTYLNPVFHYGYEKFFSRCQEVGVDGIIIPDLPFEEKGELEEIAAAKGVDVISMIAPTSEERIQNIAKNARGFIYVVSSMGVTGMRSEIKTDLNALLSSIKKATDVPACVGFGIHSPEQAAEVARVADGVIVGSAIVKMAEQYGGHAAPHMGAYVHKMKMSLSD, from the coding sequence TTGAGTAATATACGGAAAGCATTTGAGAGGGGCAAGGCGTTCATACCTTTTATTACGGCCGGAGATCCCAGCCTGGAAAAAACGAAGGAATTCATACTGGAGATGGAACGGGCCGGAGCAGACCTGATAGAAGTCGGGATTCCGTTTTCAGATCCGATCGCAGAGGGGATCGTCATTCAGGAGGCCGATATCCGGGCGCTGGCAGCGGGGACAACGACAGATAAAATATTTGACATGGTGCGGGAGCTCAGAGAAGAGACTCAGATTCCGCTGGTTTTCATGACTTATCTGAATCCGGTGTTTCATTATGGATATGAGAAGTTCTTCAGCCGCTGCCAAGAGGTGGGAGTTGACGGAATCATCATTCCGGACCTGCCCTTTGAAGAAAAGGGAGAGCTGGAGGAGATTGCCGCCGCTAAGGGCGTAGATGTGATATCGATGATCGCTCCCACATCAGAGGAAAGAATTCAGAATATAGCAAAAAATGCCAGGGGCTTTATCTATGTGGTATCTTCCATGGGGGTAACCGGCATGCGCAGCGAGATTAAGACAGACCTGAATGCCCTGCTTTCCTCGATAAAAAAAGCTACAGACGTGCCGGCCTGCGTGGGCTTCGGCATACATTCGCCAGAGCAGGCGGCAGAGGTTGCCAGAGTAGCCGACGGCGTGATCGTCGGCAGCGCGATTGTGAAAATGGCAGAGCAGTATGGAGGCCATGCGGCACCTCACATGGGAGCCTATGTCCATAAAATGAAGATGAGCCTTTCTGATTAA
- a CDS encoding aspartate ammonia-lyase, which translates to MNYRMESDSIGTLEIPEDAYYGVQSYRGMLNFPITGTKLHPDFINNLAKIKKAAALTNEAAGKLERRKAEAIIQACDEITEGKLHDAFIVDAIQGGAGTSANMNANEVIANRALEILGYKKGDYSHLHPNDHVNMAQSTNDVIPTAGKLTVLDLLEPLEKELKRLEKAFLDKSKEFDSVLKMGRTQLEDAVPMRLGQSFHAYASVTHRDIERIHASRKEMYVVNLGGTAIGSAINVPEQYLHQIVPTLSELTGYPVEQAEDLFDATENLDGFVNVSNALKTCGVNLSKICNDLRLLGSGPKTGFGEINLPAKQNGSSIMPGKVNPVIPEVVTQVAYQVAGANTTITMAAEAGQMELNAFEPVIFYNLFGSIAALTGAVQTLTDNCVTGITANEKRCRELLEASVGIVTALNPYIGYKKSAEIAKKSLKTGISVRELVLQEKILSKEEMDVILNPYKMTSPANELKEAVNS; encoded by the coding sequence ATGAACTATCGTATGGAATCAGACTCAATCGGTACTCTGGAAATCCCTGAAGACGCATATTATGGCGTGCAGTCTTACAGGGGCATGCTGAATTTCCCCATCACAGGAACGAAGCTCCATCCCGATTTTATTAATAATCTGGCAAAGATCAAGAAAGCGGCTGCGCTCACTAACGAGGCGGCCGGTAAGCTGGAGCGCCGGAAGGCAGAGGCGATCATCCAGGCCTGTGACGAGATCACAGAAGGTAAGCTCCACGACGCGTTTATTGTAGACGCTATTCAGGGCGGGGCAGGGACCAGTGCCAACATGAATGCCAATGAAGTGATTGCCAACCGCGCGCTGGAGATCCTGGGATATAAGAAAGGAGATTACAGCCATCTTCATCCCAATGACCATGTTAACATGGCACAGTCTACCAACGACGTAATACCTACCGCTGGAAAGCTGACGGTGTTAGATCTGCTGGAGCCGCTGGAGAAGGAATTAAAGAGGCTGGAAAAAGCTTTTCTCGATAAATCCAAAGAATTTGATTCAGTTCTGAAGATGGGGCGCACGCAGCTGGAGGACGCAGTTCCCATGCGTCTGGGCCAGTCCTTCCATGCATATGCGTCGGTTACGCACAGGGATATCGAACGGATCCATGCCAGCAGGAAAGAAATGTATGTGGTGAATCTGGGCGGCACAGCGATCGGAAGCGCGATCAATGTCCCGGAGCAATATCTTCATCAGATCGTTCCGACCCTCAGTGAACTGACCGGATATCCGGTGGAGCAGGCCGAAGACCTGTTCGACGCCACAGAGAACCTGGACGGCTTTGTAAACGTATCCAACGCTCTGAAGACCTGCGGGGTGAACCTTTCCAAAATCTGTAATGACTTGCGTTTGTTGGGGAGCGGGCCGAAGACCGGATTCGGGGAAATTAACCTTCCGGCAAAGCAGAACGGTTCCTCCATCATGCCTGGAAAAGTAAATCCAGTCATTCCTGAGGTAGTCACCCAGGTGGCATATCAGGTGGCGGGAGCCAACACAACCATCACGATGGCCGCGGAAGCGGGGCAGATGGAACTGAATGCGTTTGAACCGGTGATTTTCTACAATTTGTTTGGGTCCATCGCAGCACTGACAGGAGCTGTGCAGACGCTGACGGACAATTGCGTGACCGGAATTACCGCCAACGAGAAGCGCTGCCGGGAGCTGCTGGAAGCCAGCGTGGGAATTGTGACCGCGCTGAATCCGTATATCGGATATAAAAAATCGGCGGAAATAGCGAAAAAATCTCTTAAGACCGGAATTAGCGTACGGGAGCTGGTGCTTCAGGAAAAGATTTTGTCAAAAGAAGAAATGGATGTGATATTGAATCCGTATAAGATGACTTCACCGGCAAATGAGCTGAAAGAAGCAGTTAACAGCTGA
- a CDS encoding LysR family transcriptional regulator, whose amino-acid sequence MRYNEYLNFSLYQIKEFLALCEHLNYTKAAKECFVTQSTLSRNIQSMENTLGIQLFVRNTVKVTPTPAGRNLYEKLKTIFEQYEDAIMGAYKIQEGKSHPITIGINDGMDIMPELLPFIREFMQVHPDFEINVFRDFNYSLTQKMEAHECDIILDFEGIGKKHSFIEAIPLLRGPLMLYFLKTNPLSRKSCLTLEDLASQQLLVRSPSRGSDQVDFSRNLYAPLGIEPNISIYVDNASDLALNIQQDNQAILADGFFIGRNCPYLDSRIVAGTESVIYIKWIGTKDEISDTQLFIRDLLEYFSDMKLTENL is encoded by the coding sequence ATGCGTTATAATGAATACTTAAATTTCAGCCTCTATCAGATCAAAGAATTTCTGGCACTTTGTGAGCATCTGAATTATACAAAGGCCGCAAAAGAATGCTTTGTGACCCAATCTACGCTCAGCCGTAATATACAATCTATGGAAAACACGCTTGGAATCCAGCTTTTTGTGCGAAATACCGTAAAAGTTACCCCAACACCGGCCGGAAGGAATCTCTATGAGAAATTAAAGACAATTTTCGAACAATATGAAGACGCCATCATGGGGGCATACAAGATCCAGGAGGGAAAATCCCATCCCATTACCATCGGTATCAACGACGGCATGGATATCATGCCTGAGCTCCTCCCTTTCATCCGGGAATTCATGCAGGTACATCCTGATTTTGAAATCAATGTGTTCAGGGACTTTAATTATTCCCTCACACAGAAAATGGAAGCCCACGAATGTGATATCATCCTGGATTTTGAGGGTATTGGGAAAAAGCATTCCTTCATAGAAGCCATCCCCTTGCTGCGCGGACCGCTGATGCTTTATTTTTTGAAGACAAATCCTCTTAGCCGGAAAAGCTGCCTCACACTGGAAGACCTGGCCAGCCAGCAGCTGTTGGTCCGTTCCCCCTCCCGTGGTTCAGATCAGGTCGATTTTTCCCGAAACCTGTACGCTCCTCTGGGAATCGAACCAAACATCTCCATCTATGTGGATAACGCTTCAGACCTGGCCCTGAATATCCAGCAGGACAACCAGGCCATCCTGGCAGACGGCTTCTTCATCGGCAGGAACTGCCCCTACCTGGATTCCCGGATTGTAGCAGGAACCGAAAGCGTAATATACATAAAGTGGATTGGAACAAAAGACGAAATCTCAGACACGCAGCTATTCATACGTGATCTGTTAGAATACTTTTCAGATATGAAGCTGACAGAAAATCTATAA
- a CDS encoding MFS transporter — MKQRSKKFIYLYGLADGTLAMIPTIYNSYWSLFLTSAAGLSATGNATVLSIIGIADVLSILLVSFLVQKCNLKFGKFRFWVLLGGIGAAVTRVLAFTPLMLGSVAYFAIMAVISSSLYNLAYCAYMGMVPLIADSQEDRMTTVTAQQQCVAITSIVVSLISVAVIQNVGYWALSAIAAVAIVASVIPMYFATKDVDVYKPAEKMTQAEKEAQPSVWDMIRLLANVPMLMYLLGSICKIVGSIGLAMLVSYYYTYAYGDMSMLTVYLTLSTVLQLVGASLAPFVNKLVKGNRNTFAAGMVIYAAFLALAWAFGSHSAIFFTVCLSVGYMGWAITHTADAAYYSYIGDYVEYKHKKNIQPFLMSMLSMVIKIGIVVSNLVVGWGLVAVGFDAANVTETAKTGIMNLTVLMPMVIMIIGAVITLLSPLSDKRVRTIKAELEKRHAGEQA; from the coding sequence ATGAAACAAAGAAGCAAGAAGTTTATTTATCTTTACGGTCTTGCTGATGGAACGCTGGCAATGATTCCGACGATCTATAATTCATACTGGTCGTTGTTTCTGACTTCCGCAGCCGGACTTTCGGCTACCGGAAATGCCACTGTGCTTTCCATCATAGGTATTGCAGACGTACTTTCCATCCTGCTGGTATCCTTCCTGGTGCAGAAGTGCAACCTGAAGTTCGGGAAGTTCCGTTTCTGGGTGCTGCTGGGAGGTATCGGGGCTGCGGTGACGCGTGTGCTGGCGTTTACTCCGCTGATGCTGGGATCTGTAGCCTATTTTGCAATCATGGCCGTGATTTCTTCATCGCTTTACAATCTGGCTTATTGTGCTTATATGGGCATGGTTCCTCTGATTGCAGACAGCCAGGAGGACCGGATGACAACTGTTACGGCTCAGCAGCAGTGTGTGGCAATTACGTCTATCGTTGTCAGCCTGATCAGTGTGGCAGTAATTCAGAACGTGGGCTATTGGGCGCTGAGCGCAATAGCGGCAGTGGCGATTGTTGCGTCGGTCATTCCCATGTACTTTGCTACGAAGGATGTGGATGTCTATAAGCCGGCAGAGAAGATGACGCAGGCAGAAAAAGAGGCCCAGCCTTCTGTCTGGGATATGATCCGTCTTCTGGCAAATGTTCCGATGCTGATGTATCTGCTGGGTTCCATCTGTAAAATAGTAGGCTCCATCGGGCTGGCGATGCTGGTTTCCTACTATTATACATACGCATACGGAGATATGAGCATGCTGACGGTTTATCTGACCCTGAGCACGGTACTTCAGCTGGTGGGCGCTTCGCTGGCTCCATTTGTGAATAAGCTGGTAAAAGGAAACCGTAATACATTTGCCGCCGGCATGGTCATATACGCTGCATTTCTGGCGCTGGCATGGGCGTTCGGAAGCCACAGCGCGATTTTCTTCACCGTCTGCCTGTCGGTAGGATACATGGGGTGGGCGATCACCCATACGGCTGATGCGGCTTACTATTCTTACATCGGCGATTATGTGGAATATAAGCATAAAAAGAATATCCAGCCATTCCTGATGTCCATGCTTTCCATGGTTATCAAGATCGGTATTGTGGTTTCTAATCTGGTAGTGGGCTGGGGACTGGTAGCAGTCGGGTTTGATGCAGCCAATGTGACGGAGACTGCCAAGACCGGTATTATGAATCTGACGGTTCTCATGCCGATGGTGATTATGATTATCGGCGCCGTTATCACTCTGTTAAGTCCGCTGAGCGATAAGAGGGTGCGGACTATAAAGGCAGAGCTTGAGAAAAGGCACGCGGGAGAGCAGGCTTAA
- a CDS encoding uroporphyrinogen decarboxylase family protein: MTPKQNFLETVRWGKPEYLCTDLNGLNLMLDPLTGTYDADMKDEWGCQWGYGNREYNPMPCILPDCDVVTDISQWKEQVTVPDVEAIDYSGVKAAADQTDREQLLVGMSCSCGLFERTHALMGFEASLMAMLTDREAYEELLDCILEFKMAYARKLYDATDFDLFYYHDDWGSKRSLFFSPETWDELIRPREKKLIDYVKSFSDEKEILFMHHSDTYLEPLIPGMIEIGIDIWQGAIPQNDIVGLQKRYKGQIAFHGGIDIAAIDFAEADEAAIRREVRRAVDTYGPNGGIIIGIPSIAAMFPKVEEVYLDELSSYSRQFSQRHYK, from the coding sequence ATGACACCCAAACAAAATTTTTTGGAAACAGTGCGCTGGGGAAAACCTGAATATCTGTGCACTGACCTGAACGGATTGAATCTAATGCTGGACCCCCTGACCGGCACTTACGATGCTGATATGAAGGATGAGTGGGGCTGTCAGTGGGGCTATGGCAATAGAGAATATAACCCGATGCCCTGTATCCTGCCGGATTGCGATGTGGTGACTGACATCAGTCAATGGAAGGAACAGGTTACGGTTCCGGATGTGGAGGCAATAGACTATTCAGGAGTAAAAGCGGCTGCGGATCAGACAGACCGGGAACAGCTTCTGGTGGGAATGTCCTGTTCCTGCGGTCTGTTTGAACGCACCCATGCGCTGATGGGTTTTGAGGCTTCGCTGATGGCGATGCTGACGGACCGGGAGGCGTATGAAGAGCTGTTAGATTGTATCCTGGAATTCAAGATGGCATATGCGAGAAAGCTCTATGACGCCACGGACTTCGACCTTTTTTATTATCACGATGACTGGGGTTCCAAGCGTTCTCTGTTTTTCTCGCCGGAGACCTGGGACGAATTGATCAGGCCCCGTGAGAAAAAATTGATTGATTATGTCAAATCTTTTTCTGATGAGAAGGAGATTCTGTTTATGCATCACAGTGATACATATCTGGAACCGCTGATTCCCGGCATGATTGAAATTGGAATTGATATCTGGCAGGGGGCGATTCCCCAGAATGACATTGTGGGGCTGCAGAAAAGGTATAAGGGCCAGATTGCATTTCACGGTGGGATTGACATTGCGGCCATTGATTTCGCAGAGGCGGACGAAGCGGCAATCCGCCGGGAGGTGCGGCGGGCGGTTGATACCTATGGGCCGAACGGCGGGATCATAATCGGGATTCCTAGCATAGCGGCCATGTTTCCGAAGGTGGAGGAAGTATATCTGGACGAACTGTCATCCTATTCCAGGCAGTTCAGCCAAAGACATTATAAATAG
- a CDS encoding uroporphyrinogen decarboxylase family protein, with the protein MDDQELLLERQQRILDTMEGKKTDRTPLWFSGDAAMMRYVNPEVTFGQMVREHERLTQTIVDGFLPRFPKIDILMAVDMNSRNIGAGQMAKTWLPGRELPENEMWQLLFEHIITEEDYDYILKHGWAKFNEICLFERLGYDPESLAEDLAEGARNKKRFHDAGFPFTFGGMCPETFDVLAFGRGMMDFFVDLCERPETICAILDMMLDEYEENSEQQVREAVAAAEALGEKAIFSVQPGVQANCNLLSRESFEEFAWPSYKRMADFILKNGGYVHFHMDSNWTNVLDYFTDFPKGRCIFDTDGFTDLYKVRDLLGGKMAFTGSVAPATMAFGTPDDNYQAVKEQIAEMGDSFIAAPSCSLPANMPRENIDAMYAAIDEQ; encoded by the coding sequence ATGGATGATCAGGAGCTTCTGCTGGAGCGGCAGCAGAGAATCTTAGATACGATGGAGGGTAAGAAGACGGACCGTACTCCTCTCTGGTTTTCAGGAGATGCGGCGATGATGCGATATGTGAACCCAGAAGTCACGTTTGGGCAGATGGTACGCGAGCATGAACGGCTGACCCAGACAATTGTGGATGGATTTCTGCCCAGGTTTCCCAAGATTGATATTCTGATGGCTGTGGATATGAATTCGCGGAATATCGGGGCAGGGCAGATGGCGAAAACCTGGCTGCCCGGGCGGGAGCTGCCGGAAAATGAGATGTGGCAGCTGCTGTTTGAACACATCATCACGGAGGAGGACTATGATTACATACTGAAGCACGGCTGGGCGAAGTTCAACGAGATCTGCCTGTTCGAACGCCTGGGCTATGATCCGGAATCGCTGGCAGAGGATCTTGCCGAAGGCGCCCGGAATAAAAAGCGGTTTCATGATGCGGGTTTTCCTTTCACATTCGGCGGAATGTGCCCGGAGACCTTTGATGTGCTGGCTTTCGGAAGGGGAATGATGGATTTTTTTGTAGACCTGTGTGAGCGGCCTGAGACGATCTGTGCGATTCTGGACATGATGCTGGATGAATATGAGGAAAACAGTGAGCAGCAGGTGAGGGAAGCGGTGGCGGCGGCGGAAGCGCTGGGAGAGAAAGCAATATTTTCCGTACAGCCAGGAGTGCAGGCCAACTGCAATCTGTTGAGCAGAGAGTCTTTTGAGGAATTCGCATGGCCTTCCTACAAGAGAATGGCAGACTTTATCCTGAAAAACGGCGGTTATGTACATTTTCATATGGACAGCAACTGGACAAACGTGCTGGACTATTTTACGGATTTCCCGAAGGGGCGGTGCATTTTTGACACGGATGGTTTTACCGATCTTTATAAAGTGAGAGACCTGCTGGGAGGGAAGATGGCCTTTACTGGTTCTGTGGCTCCTGCCACAATGGCCTTCGGTACTCCGGACGACAACTATCAGGCGGTAAAAGAACAGATAGCAGAAATGGGAGACAGTTTCATCGCGGCCCCTTCCTGCTCACTTCCGGCCAATATGCCAAGGGAAAATATTGACGCTATGTATGCTGCGATTGATGAGCAGTGA
- a CDS encoding uroporphyrinogen decarboxylase/cobalamine-independent methonine synthase family protein, whose protein sequence is MIYKFDKKELTQKGQYFKIPGPGFLPRYQTPISPRENFITALNGGKPHWLPDYYDITTLCPACYPDASARGFVMGAEGPDYMEDSRKGGLDAFGVDWEYIPVAGGSMVRPGKPFLEDISEWREKVKLPDVDAWDWEGSRSANAELLETDDHVRVMWIFTGFFERLISLLEFENAAVALIDEEQKEEVHGFLDACCGVYEKIARHYKEDFGCDILYVHDDWGSQRAPFFSPDTCMEMLVPHVKRLVDYAHSLGMRYEFHSCGKNEALVPCYLATGADIWAPQEQNDVSRILEEVKGEMMIGLWGNDPDADDGTAYREGSEFGRRYSQDYRNRPVYHCDLFNINEKWREGMYVSSREILE, encoded by the coding sequence ATGATCTATAAATTTGATAAAAAAGAGCTGACACAAAAAGGACAGTATTTTAAGATTCCGGGGCCGGGCTTTTTGCCCAGATATCAGACGCCCATATCTCCCAGGGAGAATTTTATCACGGCGCTGAACGGCGGGAAACCTCACTGGCTCCCTGACTATTACGATATTACCACACTCTGCCCGGCCTGTTATCCCGATGCTTCCGCCAGAGGATTTGTCATGGGCGCGGAAGGGCCGGATTATATGGAGGACAGCCGGAAAGGCGGATTGGATGCGTTTGGGGTGGATTGGGAATATATACCGGTGGCGGGCGGTTCTATGGTCCGGCCTGGAAAGCCATTCCTGGAGGATATCAGTGAGTGGAGAGAAAAGGTGAAGCTGCCGGATGTGGACGCCTGGGACTGGGAGGGCAGCCGCAGCGCGAACGCGGAATTACTGGAAACGGACGATCACGTGCGTGTGATGTGGATTTTTACCGGCTTTTTTGAACGGTTGATTTCTCTGCTGGAATTTGAGAACGCGGCAGTCGCCCTCATCGATGAAGAACAGAAGGAGGAAGTACACGGGTTTCTGGATGCGTGTTGTGGGGTATATGAAAAAATAGCCAGACATTATAAGGAGGATTTCGGGTGTGATATCCTGTATGTCCATGATGACTGGGGTTCCCAGCGCGCCCCTTTTTTCTCCCCGGACACCTGTATGGAGATGCTGGTTCCCCATGTGAAACGCCTGGTTGATTACGCCCATTCCCTGGGAATGAGGTATGAATTCCACAGCTGCGGGAAAAATGAAGCGCTGGTACCCTGCTACCTGGCGACGGGCGCCGACATCTGGGCTCCCCAGGAGCAAAACGATGTGTCCCGCATTTTAGAAGAAGTAAAAGGGGAAATGATGATCGGCCTCTGGGGCAACGATCCGGATGCAGACGACGGGACTGCTTACCGGGAGGGCAGTGAATTTGGCAGGCGGTATTCTCAGGACTACCGGAACAGGCCTGTGTATCACTGCGACCTTTTCAATATCAATGAGAAATGGCGTGAGGGAATGTATGTGTCCAGCAGAGAAATCCTGGAATAG